From one Ooceraea biroi isolate clonal line C1 chromosome 7, Obir_v5.4, whole genome shotgun sequence genomic stretch:
- the LOC105279769 gene encoding V-type proton ATPase subunit F 1: protein MALHSAGKGKLLAVIGDEDTCVGFLLGGVGEINKHRQPNFMVVDKNTAVSEIEDTFKRFIKRDDIDIILINQNVAEMIRHVIDSHTQPIPSVLEIPSKDHPYDASKDSILRRARGMFNPEDIHS from the exons ATGGCACTCCATTCTGCAGGAAAAGGAAAGCTTCTGGCGGTGATCGGCGACGAG gaTACTTGCGTAGGCTTTTTGCTCGGCGGAGTTGGAGAAATCAATAAACATCGTCAGCCTAATTTTATGGTTGTTGACAAAA ATACAGCGGTAAGCGAGATCGAGGACACGTTCAAGCGATTTATCAAACGCGACGACAtcgatattattcttattaatcaGAAT GTGGCTGAGATGATTCGTCATGTGATCGACAGCCACACTCAGCCGATACCGTCCGTGCTGGAAATTCCAAGCAAGGATCATCCGTACGACGCCAGTAAAGATTCCATCCTAAGGCGTGCCAGG GGAATGTTTAATCCGGAAGATATCCATTCGTAA